One stretch of Rathayibacter festucae DSM 15932 DNA includes these proteins:
- a CDS encoding glycosyltransferase, whose amino-acid sequence MPRTAYVLKVYPRFSETFVVSEILAREAAGEDLVIFSLRAPDDPRFHPELARVSAPVRYLDKPVKASALWQGLRAAEQSPELLAAVGRLLPELLRASPEDAAQAVQLAAAVQREGVTHLHAHFASSATTVTRLASLLTGVPYSFTAHAKDLFHESVDAADLERKLAGARFAVTVSDYNVLHLAARFPAASARVHRVYNGLELERFAFSPRPERTGVLRVAAVGRLVEKKGFSVLVDAVAMLALGGTAVQVEIAGGGELHDALAERIRAAGLDGSVRLLGPVPQNEVAELLRRADVFVAPCVVGADGNADGLPTVLLEAMATGVPCISTAVTGIPEVIRDGDTGVLCRPGRADDLARALQRVVDPDFDTAGIAARARALVEREFDSRGQARTLAALTLAAPAPAQPAAAAA is encoded by the coding sequence ATGCCCCGCACCGCCTACGTCCTCAAGGTCTACCCGCGCTTCTCCGAGACCTTCGTCGTCTCCGAGATCCTGGCCCGCGAGGCCGCGGGGGAGGACCTGGTGATCTTCTCGCTGCGCGCGCCCGACGACCCGCGCTTCCACCCCGAGCTGGCCCGGGTGAGCGCACCGGTGCGCTACCTCGACAAGCCGGTCAAGGCGTCCGCCCTCTGGCAGGGCCTGCGGGCCGCCGAGCAGTCGCCGGAGCTGCTGGCCGCCGTCGGCCGGCTGCTGCCGGAGCTGCTGCGCGCGAGCCCGGAGGACGCGGCGCAGGCCGTGCAGCTCGCCGCCGCCGTCCAGCGCGAGGGCGTGACGCACCTGCACGCGCACTTCGCCTCGAGCGCCACCACGGTCACCCGGCTCGCCTCGCTGCTCACGGGAGTGCCCTACTCCTTCACCGCGCACGCCAAGGACCTCTTCCACGAGTCCGTCGACGCCGCGGACCTGGAGCGCAAGCTCGCCGGCGCCCGCTTCGCCGTCACGGTCAGCGACTACAACGTGCTGCACCTGGCCGCGCGCTTCCCGGCAGCGAGCGCCCGGGTGCACCGGGTCTACAACGGGCTCGAGCTCGAGCGCTTCGCCTTCTCGCCGCGGCCCGAGCGCACCGGCGTGCTCCGGGTCGCCGCGGTCGGCCGGCTGGTCGAGAAGAAGGGCTTCTCGGTGCTCGTCGACGCCGTCGCGATGCTCGCCCTCGGCGGGACCGCCGTCCAGGTCGAGATCGCAGGCGGAGGCGAGCTGCACGACGCGCTCGCCGAGCGGATCCGCGCCGCCGGCCTCGACGGGAGCGTCCGGCTGCTCGGCCCGGTGCCGCAGAACGAGGTCGCGGAGCTGCTGCGCCGCGCCGACGTCTTCGTCGCTCCCTGCGTGGTCGGCGCCGACGGCAACGCCGACGGTCTGCCGACCGTGCTGCTGGAGGCGATGGCGACCGGGGTGCCCTGCATCTCGACCGCGGTCACCGGGATCCCCGAGGTGATCCGCGACGGCGACACCGGAGTCCTCTGCCGTCCGGGCCGCGCGGACGACCTCGCCCGCGCGCTGCAACGGGTGGTGGATCCCGACTTCGACACCGCCGGGATCGCCGCCCGCGCCCGCGCGCTGGTGGAGCGCGAGTTCGACTCCCGAGGGCAGGCGCGCACGCTCGCCGCGCTGACCCTCGCGGCGCCCGCGCCCGCCCAGCCCGCGGCGGCGGCGGCCTGA
- a CDS encoding PrsW family intramembrane metalloprotease — protein sequence MSAYPPPAPARPSIVPTVLGAIGVALLGVLLLLVLAYVVSGLGATAAGICAVVALVPLLIVLAGVRWVDRWEPEAPLGLWFAFLWGAAGSVAISLLVDLGVQIAVYASGAQPSESDFVGAVIQAPIVEESAKGLGVLLILLIWRRSFDGPVDGIVYAAVVASGFAFVENILYFGSALVEGGLGSLAVTFFLRGVLSPFAHVLFTSCTGAALGFAMSRPPAARLPIALLGLALAAFLHALWNGSSFLVADWFGFYGVVQVPLFVVAVVVVVLLRRQERRVTLARLGDYSAAGWLSPTEVRMIGTAEGRRTAARWARVAGGDRPRAMRGFIRSATRLAHVRQQQLAGRGGRAAAVDERVLLDELVARRAALTGG from the coding sequence ATGAGCGCCTATCCGCCGCCGGCCCCCGCCCGCCCCTCGATCGTCCCGACGGTGCTGGGCGCGATCGGCGTCGCGCTGCTGGGGGTCCTGCTGCTCCTCGTCCTCGCCTACGTCGTCTCCGGGCTCGGCGCGACCGCGGCCGGGATCTGCGCGGTCGTCGCCCTGGTACCGCTGCTGATCGTGCTGGCCGGCGTCCGCTGGGTCGACCGCTGGGAGCCGGAGGCGCCGCTCGGCCTCTGGTTCGCCTTCCTCTGGGGAGCGGCCGGCTCGGTGGCCATCTCGCTGCTGGTCGACCTCGGCGTGCAGATCGCGGTCTACGCCTCCGGTGCGCAGCCGAGCGAGTCGGACTTCGTCGGCGCCGTGATCCAGGCGCCGATCGTCGAGGAGTCGGCGAAGGGCCTCGGCGTCCTGCTGATCCTGCTGATCTGGCGCCGCAGCTTCGACGGACCGGTCGACGGCATCGTCTACGCAGCGGTCGTCGCCTCCGGCTTCGCCTTCGTCGAGAACATCCTCTACTTCGGCAGCGCGCTGGTGGAGGGCGGCCTCGGCTCGCTCGCCGTCACGTTCTTCCTCCGCGGGGTGCTGTCGCCCTTCGCGCACGTGCTCTTCACGTCCTGCACCGGCGCGGCCCTCGGGTTCGCGATGAGCCGCCCGCCGGCCGCGCGCCTGCCGATCGCGCTCCTGGGACTCGCCCTCGCGGCGTTCCTGCACGCGCTCTGGAACGGCTCGTCCTTCCTCGTCGCCGACTGGTTCGGGTTCTACGGGGTCGTGCAGGTGCCACTGTTCGTCGTCGCGGTCGTGGTCGTGGTGCTCCTGCGCCGGCAGGAGCGGCGGGTCACGCTCGCGCGACTCGGCGACTACTCGGCTGCCGGCTGGCTCTCGCCGACCGAGGTGCGGATGATCGGCACCGCCGAGGGTCGTCGCACCGCGGCGCGCTGGGCCCGGGTGGCCGGGGGCGACCGGCCCCGGGCGATGCGCGGCTTCATCCGCTCTGCGACGAGGCTCGCGCACGTGCGCCAGCAGCAGCTCGCCGGCCGCGGCGGTCGAGCGGCCGCCGTCGACGAGCGCGTGCTGCTCGACGAGCTCGTCGCCCGCCGCGCGGCGCTCACCGGCGGCTGA
- a CDS encoding alpha/beta fold hydrolase: MADAIEIAAGDGRTIVVHDSGDEGRPLLWQHGSPQTGALLAPVLEAARARGLRLLSYARPGYGGSTAQPGRDVASAAEDVRAVLDALGLDRILTAGASGGGPHALACAALLTDRVDGVAVLASPAPDDGDPAWFDGMAAPGGLASARDGREARARFAETDEFDPESFVAADYAALESEWAALGEDVARSEQWGDGGLIDDDVAFAAPWGVDLAAIRCPVVLVQGGLDRVIPAQHARRLRALLPTAELIEHPDDGHVSVLRRLPEALDRLLALR; this comes from the coding sequence ATGGCGGACGCCATCGAGATCGCGGCCGGCGACGGCAGGACGATCGTCGTCCACGACAGCGGCGACGAGGGGCGGCCGCTGCTCTGGCAGCACGGCTCCCCGCAGACCGGCGCCCTGCTCGCCCCGGTGCTCGAGGCCGCCCGCGCGCGCGGACTCCGTCTCCTCTCCTACGCGCGCCCCGGCTACGGCGGCTCGACCGCGCAGCCGGGCCGCGACGTCGCCTCCGCGGCGGAGGACGTCCGCGCCGTGCTCGACGCGCTGGGACTCGACCGGATCCTCACCGCGGGCGCCTCGGGCGGCGGCCCGCACGCCCTGGCCTGCGCCGCACTGCTCACCGACCGGGTCGACGGCGTCGCCGTCCTCGCCTCACCAGCCCCGGACGACGGCGACCCCGCCTGGTTCGACGGCATGGCCGCTCCGGGCGGCCTCGCCTCGGCGCGAGACGGCCGCGAGGCGCGCGCCCGCTTCGCCGAGACCGACGAGTTCGACCCCGAGTCGTTCGTCGCGGCCGACTACGCGGCCCTCGAGTCGGAGTGGGCGGCCCTCGGCGAGGACGTCGCGCGCTCGGAGCAGTGGGGTGACGGCGGTCTGATCGACGACGACGTCGCCTTCGCCGCGCCGTGGGGAGTCGACCTCGCGGCGATCCGCTGCCCGGTCGTCCTCGTCCAGGGCGGCCTCGACCGCGTGATCCCGGCGCAGCACGCGCGACGGCTCCGGGCGCTGCTCCCGACCGCCGAGCTGATCGAGCACCCGGACGACGGCCACGTCTCGGTGCTGCGTCGGCTGCCCGAGGCGCTCGACCGCCTTCTCGCCCTGCGCTGA
- a CDS encoding aspartate ammonia-lyase, translated as MDAATRTETDSLGPLDIPADAYWGIHTARALDNFPISKRPISIYPDLVRALATVKLAAARANTEIGSLAPAKAELIEQACRRIIDGEFHDQFVVGVIQGGAGTSTNMNANEVVANVALEIAGRPKGDYAFLHPLDDVNRSQSTNDVYPTSIKIAMTWSLRRLLDELALLQAAFSRKAVEFGSVLKVGRTQLQDAVPMTLGQEFHGFATTLGEDHARLSETIWLLAEVNIGATAIGTGITADPRYGAAAVRHLNELTDLDLEMAQDLVEATSDTGVFMSFSSALKRSAIKLSKICNDLRLLSSGPQAGFGEINLPSRQAGSSIMPGKVNPVIPEVVNQVAYSVAGADVTVTMAAEAGQLQLNAFEPVIAHSLLQSITWMTQACLTLRINCIDGITANVDRLEAMVASSVGVVTALTPSIGYTASAAIAKAALATGRNVADLVVEAGLMSREEVLRLISPARLSGIEAMTAALPIIEPPTE; from the coding sequence GTGGACGCCGCCACCCGCACCGAGACCGACTCGCTCGGCCCGCTCGACATCCCGGCCGACGCCTACTGGGGCATCCACACCGCCCGGGCGCTCGACAACTTCCCGATCTCCAAGCGCCCGATCTCGATCTATCCCGATCTGGTCCGCGCACTCGCGACCGTCAAGCTCGCCGCCGCGCGTGCGAACACCGAGATCGGCAGCCTCGCCCCGGCGAAGGCCGAGCTGATCGAGCAGGCCTGCCGCCGGATCATCGACGGCGAGTTCCACGACCAGTTCGTGGTCGGCGTGATCCAGGGTGGCGCGGGCACCTCGACCAACATGAACGCGAACGAGGTCGTCGCCAACGTCGCCCTCGAGATCGCCGGGCGGCCCAAGGGCGACTACGCCTTCCTGCACCCGCTCGACGACGTGAACCGCAGCCAGTCCACCAACGACGTCTACCCCACGTCGATCAAGATCGCGATGACCTGGTCGCTGCGCCGCCTGCTCGACGAGCTCGCCCTGCTCCAGGCCGCGTTCTCGCGGAAGGCCGTCGAGTTCGGCAGCGTCCTCAAGGTCGGCCGCACCCAGCTGCAGGACGCCGTGCCGATGACCCTCGGCCAGGAGTTCCACGGCTTCGCGACCACGCTCGGCGAGGACCACGCGCGCCTCTCCGAGACGATCTGGCTGCTCGCCGAGGTCAACATCGGCGCCACCGCGATCGGGACCGGCATCACCGCCGACCCGCGCTACGGCGCCGCCGCCGTCCGGCACCTCAACGAGCTCACCGACCTCGACCTCGAGATGGCGCAGGACCTCGTCGAGGCCACCAGCGACACCGGCGTCTTCATGTCGTTCTCGAGCGCGCTGAAGCGCTCAGCCATCAAGCTGTCGAAGATCTGCAACGACCTGCGTCTGCTCTCCTCCGGCCCGCAGGCCGGGTTCGGCGAGATCAACCTGCCGTCGCGCCAGGCGGGCTCGAGCATCATGCCCGGCAAGGTGAACCCGGTGATCCCCGAGGTGGTCAACCAGGTCGCCTACTCGGTGGCGGGCGCCGACGTCACCGTGACGATGGCCGCCGAGGCGGGTCAGCTGCAGCTGAACGCGTTCGAGCCCGTCATCGCGCACTCGCTCCTGCAGAGCATCACCTGGATGACCCAGGCCTGCCTCACCCTGCGCATCAACTGCATCGACGGCATCACCGCGAACGTCGACCGGCTCGAGGCGATGGTCGCCTCCTCCGTCGGCGTCGTGACCGCGCTGACCCCGAGCATCGGCTACACCGCGTCGGCGGCCATCGCGAAGGCCGCGCTCGCCACCGGCCGCAACGTCGCCGACCTCGTCGTCGAGGCGGGCCTGATGTCCCGCGAGGAGGTCCTGCGCCTCATCTCGCCCGCCCGCCTCTCCGGCATCGAGGCGATGACCGCGGCCCTCCCGATCATCGAGCCCCCCACGGAGTAG
- a CDS encoding DUF1684 domain-containing protein, giving the protein MPSTSSTVTAPSRASIDTTESARAGWESWLARRAERVTGPRGDLALVETRWLEPGESVDDEAALAGYGPTATLTRMRRASLDTGEEEYGYRVWDAASEGIRSFDAIETFPFDAAWVLEAWFEPVDDARTIPFEHLRDNGATRDLVVPGDITFSLVDDGRAHEYTVAAFDDGGTLLVPFGDPTNRSDDPELKSYPVGRFLVVQRLGGAADAGTPGPVLLDFNRAYIPPCGFSPHYNCPLPPAQNRLGVAVTAGERRVLRAD; this is encoded by the coding sequence ATGCCTTCGACGAGCAGCACTGTCACCGCCCCCTCCCGCGCCTCGATCGACACCACCGAGTCGGCCCGCGCCGGCTGGGAGTCGTGGCTCGCGCGCCGCGCCGAGCGGGTCACCGGCCCGCGCGGCGACCTGGCCCTGGTCGAGACCCGCTGGCTGGAGCCGGGCGAGAGCGTCGACGACGAGGCCGCGCTGGCCGGCTACGGGCCGACCGCGACCCTCACCCGGATGCGCCGCGCGAGCCTGGACACCGGCGAGGAGGAGTACGGCTACCGCGTCTGGGACGCGGCCTCCGAGGGCATCCGCTCGTTCGACGCGATCGAGACCTTCCCCTTCGACGCCGCCTGGGTGCTCGAGGCCTGGTTCGAGCCGGTCGACGACGCGCGCACCATCCCGTTCGAGCACCTGCGCGACAACGGGGCGACGCGCGACCTCGTCGTGCCCGGCGACATCACCTTCTCGCTCGTCGACGACGGGCGGGCGCACGAGTACACGGTCGCCGCGTTCGACGACGGCGGCACGCTGCTCGTCCCGTTCGGCGACCCGACCAACCGCAGTGACGACCCGGAGCTGAAGAGCTACCCGGTCGGCCGGTTCCTCGTGGTGCAGCGCCTGGGCGGAGCGGCCGACGCCGGGACGCCCGGCCCGGTGCTGCTCGACTTCAACCGCGCCTACATCCCGCCGTGCGGGTTCTCGCCGCACTACAACTGCCCGCTGCCGCCCGCGCAGAACCGCCTCGGCGTCGCGGTGACCGCCGGCGAGCGCCGGGTGCTGCGCGCCGACTGA
- a CDS encoding Ada metal-binding domain-containing protein, with the protein MVEDPLFEERYRAVASRDSRFDGRFITGVHSTGIYCRPSCPATTPRPANVRFYPTAAAAHEAGLRACKRCLPDAVPGSPEWNLRDDTAARAMRLIGDGVVDREGVEGLAGRLGYGARQLGRILRVELGAPPLALARAQRAQTARLLLTGTELPVSEVAFAAGFASIRQFNATIQEVYERSPSALRASARGGRSEAAVHAGATTLELRLAVRAPFDPGVLAVLGADAVPGLEEAGPGRYSRSLALPGGPAVVRLEPDGEAIRCTATLVSVADVGPLVARVRRLLDLDADSAAIDEALGADPVLAPLVSATPGIRLAGSVDPAETLLRALIGLGAPTAVARTALARLVAALGEPLPVGLAAGGVTHAFPSPAAIAENGADVLRGSEHRNETVRRSAALLADGTLRLDAGLRREDLVERLLANDGIDPATAASVAARITGDPDVFPAHDRAVRAGAAALGLPSTPRALAAAARPWAPWRSYAARHLAARCHL; encoded by the coding sequence ATGGTCGAGGATCCGCTGTTCGAGGAGCGCTACCGCGCGGTCGCCTCGCGCGACTCCCGCTTCGACGGCCGCTTCATCACCGGGGTGCACTCGACCGGCATCTACTGCCGGCCGAGCTGTCCCGCCACGACGCCCCGGCCCGCGAACGTCCGGTTCTATCCGACCGCGGCGGCCGCGCACGAGGCGGGCCTGCGCGCCTGCAAGCGCTGCCTCCCCGATGCGGTGCCCGGGTCGCCCGAGTGGAACCTCCGCGACGACACCGCGGCGCGCGCGATGCGGCTGATCGGCGACGGTGTGGTCGATCGCGAGGGGGTCGAGGGGCTGGCCGGGCGCCTGGGCTACGGCGCCCGGCAGCTCGGACGGATCCTGCGGGTCGAGCTGGGCGCGCCTCCGCTCGCCCTGGCCCGGGCGCAGCGCGCACAGACCGCGCGGCTGCTGCTCACCGGCACGGAGCTGCCGGTCTCGGAGGTGGCGTTCGCCGCGGGGTTCGCGAGCATCCGGCAGTTCAACGCGACGATCCAGGAGGTGTACGAGCGGAGCCCGAGCGCGCTGCGGGCCTCGGCCCGGGGAGGCCGGTCGGAGGCGGCCGTGCACGCGGGCGCGACGACGCTCGAGCTGCGGCTCGCCGTGCGGGCACCGTTCGATCCGGGCGTGCTCGCCGTCCTCGGCGCCGACGCAGTTCCGGGGCTCGAGGAGGCGGGGCCGGGCCGGTACTCGCGCTCGCTCGCGCTGCCCGGCGGCCCGGCGGTCGTGCGGCTCGAGCCGGACGGCGAGGCGATCCGCTGCACCGCGACCCTGGTCTCGGTGGCCGATGTCGGCCCCCTGGTCGCGCGGGTGCGCCGGCTGCTCGACCTCGACGCCGACTCCGCCGCGATCGACGAGGCGCTCGGCGCCGATCCGGTGCTGGCGCCGCTGGTCTCCGCGACTCCCGGGATCCGACTGGCGGGCTCCGTCGACCCGGCCGAGACCCTGCTGCGCGCGCTGATCGGGCTCGGTGCGCCGACCGCGGTCGCGCGCACGGCGCTGGCCCGGCTGGTCGCGGCGCTCGGCGAGCCGCTGCCCGTCGGCCTCGCCGCCGGCGGCGTCACCCACGCGTTCCCTTCCCCCGCGGCGATCGCGGAGAACGGAGCGGACGTGCTGCGTGGCTCCGAACACCGGAACGAGACGGTCCGGCGGAGTGCGGCCCTCCTGGCTGACGGCACTCTGCGCCTGGACGCGGGCCTCCGCCGCGAGGACCTGGTGGAGCGCCTGCTCGCCAACGACGGCATCGACCCGGCCACGGCCGCGTCCGTCGCGGCGCGGATCACCGGCGACCCGGACGTCTTCCCGGCCCACGACCGCGCCGTCCGCGCCGGCGCCGCCGCACTCGGCCTCCCCTCGACTCCCCGAGCCCTCGCCGCGGCCGCTCGCCCCTGGGCGCCCTGGCGCAGCTACGCCGCCCGCCACCTCGCCGCGAGATGCCACTTGTGA
- a CDS encoding glycosyltransferase family protein: MVIRIALYSHDSVGLGHVRRNVALAHALNSALPELLGEEVTGLLVTGQSSATAFAAPDGWDWLALPGVTTGEQGYRSRHLDVELRILTSLRGDVVRAGLAAFAPDLVIVDRHAFGVHGELEPALRAVRSANPAAVVVLGLRDVLDRRSATSAEWKAIGGAGAVRELYDAVWVYGDPTVHDPAATGEIPRGLHDLVAHTGFLANGRLGAGHSVVEEPFVLTTVGGGSDGRAIAEAAVAAEVPVGYRHVVVTGPQMPAEHRRAIRAAAGPATTVVRSVPDALALLRRASAVVSMGGYNTVCEVMSTTVPALIVPRSHRRQEQRLRAEALEACGAVEVLAPAEVSAERLGAWFAARVGTEVQRTGIDLDGLAAVGPLAARLVTAARGTAAEEADRAV, encoded by the coding sequence ATGGTCATCCGCATCGCCCTGTACTCGCACGACTCGGTGGGGCTCGGCCACGTGCGGCGCAACGTCGCTCTCGCGCACGCCCTGAACAGCGCGCTGCCCGAGCTGCTCGGCGAGGAGGTGACCGGCCTGCTGGTGACGGGTCAGTCCTCCGCCACCGCGTTCGCCGCGCCCGACGGCTGGGACTGGCTCGCGCTCCCCGGCGTCACCACCGGCGAGCAGGGCTACCGCTCGCGCCACCTCGACGTCGAGCTGCGCATTCTGACCAGCCTGCGCGGCGACGTCGTCCGCGCCGGTCTCGCCGCCTTCGCCCCCGACCTGGTGATCGTCGACCGGCACGCGTTCGGCGTGCACGGCGAGCTCGAGCCCGCGCTGCGCGCCGTCCGCTCTGCGAATCCCGCCGCGGTCGTCGTGCTCGGACTGCGCGACGTGCTCGACCGCCGCTCCGCGACCTCGGCCGAGTGGAAGGCGATCGGCGGGGCCGGTGCCGTCCGCGAGCTGTACGACGCCGTCTGGGTCTACGGCGACCCGACCGTGCACGACCCGGCGGCCACCGGCGAGATCCCGCGCGGGCTGCACGACCTCGTCGCGCACACCGGCTTCCTCGCGAACGGCCGGCTCGGCGCCGGTCACTCCGTGGTCGAGGAGCCCTTCGTCCTCACCACCGTCGGCGGCGGCTCGGACGGCCGGGCGATCGCCGAGGCGGCGGTCGCGGCGGAGGTGCCGGTCGGCTACCGACACGTCGTCGTCACCGGACCGCAGATGCCGGCCGAGCACCGGCGGGCGATCCGCGCCGCCGCCGGCCCCGCGACCACGGTGGTCCGCTCGGTCCCGGACGCGCTCGCGCTGCTGCGCCGGGCCTCCGCCGTGGTGAGCATGGGCGGCTACAACACCGTCTGCGAGGTGATGAGCACCACGGTGCCGGCCCTGATCGTGCCGCGCTCGCACCGCCGCCAGGAGCAGCGGCTGCGGGCGGAGGCGCTCGAGGCCTGCGGCGCCGTCGAGGTCCTCGCGCCCGCCGAGGTCAGCGCCGAGCGGCTCGGCGCCTGGTTCGCGGCGAGGGTCGGCACCGAGGTGCAGCGCACGGGGATCGACCTCGACGGTCTCGCCGCCGTCGGTCCGCTCGCCGCCCGTCTCGTCACCGCCGCCCGCGGCACCGCGGCCGAGGAGGCGGACCGTGCCGTCTGA